TAGCACAAGGAGAACTATTATTTGGTTTTATTCCTGCATGGGGTGTTTTTTTACAACCTTTAGCAGCACTTATTTTTATCGTTACTGCATTTGCAGAAGCTAATAGAGCTCCTTTTGATTTAGCAGAAGGTGAATCTGAAATTGTTGCAGGTTATCATACTGAATATTCAGCTATGAGATTTGGACTTTTTCAAGTTGGTGAATTAGCAGCACTATGTGCAGCAAGTGCTATTATTGTAACACTATTTTTTGGTGGATACCAAATTCCATGGCTAGATACTCAAACTCTTAAAAGTAATATTGATTATGTAATGATTGCTATCATGATATTAGTTCCTATAAAAATATTTATTTTAACTTCTTGGATGAAAAAAAATAATAACTGGGAAGATGCAAGTGATATAAGAGCAAAAGAGACTGGAATTTTAAATAAAGTATTTTGGACAATTGGTATTCTTACTATTGCTTTATTTGCTTGGTTTTTATCAACTGGATTAAGTCAAAATGGTGTAGCAATTACAGTTGCAGTACTTCAAGTTTTAACTTTTATTATTAAGTTTTTTCTTGTTGCTTTAGTTTTTATCTGGATTAGATGGACACTGTTAAGATTTAGATACGACCAACTTCAAATGTTAGGTTGGAAAGTGTTATTACCTTTATCATTATTAAATATTGTAATAACAGCAACATATATTGTAGTTACAGGAAGTTAATATGGGAATTAAAATAGTACCAAGACATGGAAAGTCACTAAAAGACAAACTTTATCTACCAGCTATTGCAGGTGGAATGAAGACAACTTTTAAGCACTTTGTTAAGAATTTAAAAGATACATCAAATCTTAGAACAATGTCATACCCAGAAGTACAGCCTGATGACTTAAGTGAGAGATACAGAGGTGTACATAGACTTACAAAATGGGATGATGGAAGTGAAAAATGTGTTGCATGTTATATGTGTGCAACAGCTTGTCCTGCTGATTGTATATTTATAGATGCCCAAGAAAGATTTGATGGAGTTGCTGAAAAGAGACCAAAACAGTTCAAAATTGACCTTTTAGAGTGTGTTTATTGCGGGTATTGTGTTGAAGCTTGTCCTTGTGATGCAATTAGAATGGACACAGGAATCTTTTCATTTACAGGTTCAACAAGAGAAGAATTTGTAGTTGATAAAGACTACTTAATGTCAAATGAACGTTCAAAGGATTTAAATGATGACTGATATAGTTTTCGTAGCCCTAAGTATATTTGCAATAGCGGGTGCAATTGTAATGATACTAAGTAAAAGTCCAATCTATAGTGCATTAGGACTATTGATAACTATGCTATCAATTGGTGGATTATTTGCCCTATTAAGCGCAAGCTTCTTATTTATGGTTCAAATAATTGTTTATGCTGGGGCAATAATGACTCTAATTCTTTTTATTTTAATGTTTCTTAATATTAAAGAAGAAGATTTA
The window above is part of the Malaciobacter marinus genome. Proteins encoded here:
- a CDS encoding complex I subunit 1/NuoH family protein, whose product is MTTVSLVVIIINIHIALILATGMTPILVWWERRVAGFIQDRAGPNRCNIGPIRLGGLIQSIADMLKLVFKEDFMPSHIRYKFFFTLAPVLLFFCIFLTFGVIPFADDLIIDNQSHMMQALPMGLGIMWFLAFAGLSTYGIILGGYSSGSKYGILSSIRATAQVISYEAAMALSVISMILTYGSIHLGDMVVAQGELLFGFIPAWGVFLQPLAALIFIVTAFAEANRAPFDLAEGESEIVAGYHTEYSAMRFGLFQVGELAALCAASAIIVTLFFGGYQIPWLDTQTLKSNIDYVMIAIMILVPIKIFILTSWMKKNNNWEDASDIRAKETGILNKVFWTIGILTIALFAWFLSTGLSQNGVAITVAVLQVLTFIIKFFLVALVFIWIRWTLLRFRYDQLQMLGWKVLLPLSLLNIVITATYIVVTGS
- a CDS encoding NuoI/complex I 23 kDa subunit family protein, with amino-acid sequence MGIKIVPRHGKSLKDKLYLPAIAGGMKTTFKHFVKNLKDTSNLRTMSYPEVQPDDLSERYRGVHRLTKWDDGSEKCVACYMCATACPADCIFIDAQERFDGVAEKRPKQFKIDLLECVYCGYCVEACPCDAIRMDTGIFSFTGSTREEFVVDKDYLMSNERSKDLNDD